In Nitratiruptor sp. YY09-18, a single window of DNA contains:
- a CDS encoding ribonucleoside-diphosphate reductase subunit alpha: MIRVIKRNGRVEPLDITKIQKYTKAACEGLAGVSQSELEVDAKIQFRDGISTAEIQETLIRTAVDKIDVDRPNWTFVAARLFLYDLYHKVSGFTGYTHLREYFERGEKEGRIIPGLKEKYDLDDLNAYIKPERDLQFTYLGIRTLYDRYLLKDRNGNPIELPQQLFMAVAMFLAQNELDCQTWAKKFYDVISKFEVMVATPTLSNARTTRHQLSSCYIGSTPDNIEGIFDSYKEMALLSKFGGGIGWDWSRVRGMGSYIDGHKHAAGGIIPFLKITNDIAIAVDQLGTRKGAIAVYIEPWHIDIKDFIDLKKNSGEERRRAHDLFPALWINDLFMKRVAEDGIWTLFDPYETSDLTELWGEEFEKRYKEYEERDDITKERVRAKDLWKMILRSYFETGNPFLCFKDNANQCNPNDHAGIIRSSNLCTEIFQNTEPNYYKVKVKYEDGSIDLFDEEEDVTIDIGITKKAKKISSLDSIGGKKVFIVEKERIDGLTAVCNLASINLSKINTKEDIERVVPIAIRMLDNVIDLNFYPLEKVKKTNLQSRSIGLGVMGEAQMLAEHKIEWGSDEHFRKIDEIMEMISYNAIRASSNLAVEKGTYPLFEGSKWSKGILPIDTANKEAKKLTPDRGGLFGYIYDWNELREKVKRDGMRNGYLMAIAPTSSISILTGTTQTIEPVYKRKWFEENLSGLIPVVVPNLSPDTWQYYTPAYDLDQRLLIKAAAVRQKWIDQGQSVNIFIRLDKASGKYLHEIYMLAWQLGLKSTYYLRSQSPEVAEDIADRSMECHGCQ, encoded by the coding sequence ATGATACGCGTAATTAAACGCAATGGAAGAGTCGAGCCTCTTGACATCACTAAAATTCAAAAATATACAAAAGCTGCTTGCGAAGGACTAGCGGGTGTAAGCCAAAGTGAACTTGAAGTGGATGCAAAAATCCAGTTTCGTGATGGTATTAGTACGGCAGAGATTCAAGAGACACTCATCCGTACAGCTGTTGATAAAATTGATGTAGACAGACCAAACTGGACTTTTGTAGCTGCAAGGCTCTTCTTGTATGATCTCTATCACAAAGTTAGTGGTTTTACAGGATATACACACCTAAGAGAATATTTTGAACGTGGAGAGAAAGAGGGACGTATAATTCCAGGACTCAAAGAAAAATATGACCTTGATGATCTCAATGCCTACATAAAACCTGAGAGAGACTTACAGTTTACATATCTTGGTATCCGCACACTCTATGATCGCTATCTTCTCAAAGATAGGAATGGCAATCCAATTGAGCTGCCACAGCAGCTCTTCATGGCAGTTGCTATGTTCTTGGCACAAAATGAACTCGACTGTCAAACTTGGGCAAAAAAGTTCTATGATGTGATTAGCAAGTTTGAGGTAATGGTAGCGACTCCAACCCTCTCCAATGCCCGCACAACACGCCATCAGCTCTCCAGCTGTTATATAGGTTCCACACCAGATAATATCGAAGGGATTTTTGACAGCTACAAAGAGATGGCACTGCTGAGCAAATTTGGTGGAGGTATTGGATGGGACTGGAGTAGAGTACGTGGAATGGGAAGTTATATTGATGGTCACAAGCATGCAGCGGGAGGAATTATCCCCTTTTTGAAAATCACCAATGACATAGCTATTGCAGTCGATCAACTTGGTACACGCAAAGGAGCGATTGCAGTCTATATCGAACCTTGGCATATAGATATCAAAGATTTCATAGATTTGAAAAAAAACAGTGGTGAAGAGCGTAGACGTGCGCATGACCTTTTCCCAGCTCTTTGGATCAATGACCTTTTTATGAAAAGAGTTGCAGAAGATGGCATCTGGACACTCTTTGATCCTTATGAAACTAGTGATTTAACTGAACTTTGGGGAGAGGAATTTGAAAAGCGCTACAAAGAGTATGAAGAAAGAGATGATATTACAAAAGAACGTGTAAGAGCAAAAGATCTTTGGAAAATGATCCTGCGCAGTTACTTTGAGACAGGAAACCCATTCCTCTGCTTCAAAGATAATGCCAACCAGTGCAATCCAAATGATCATGCAGGAATCATCCGCAGCTCCAACCTCTGTACAGAAATCTTCCAAAATACCGAGCCAAACTACTATAAAGTCAAAGTCAAATATGAAGATGGCTCTATCGATCTTTTTGATGAAGAAGAGGATGTCACAATCGATATAGGCATTACAAAAAAAGCCAAAAAGATTTCAAGCCTTGATAGCATAGGAGGCAAAAAAGTTTTTATTGTTGAAAAAGAAAGAATTGATGGACTCACAGCAGTATGTAACCTTGCAAGTATAAATTTGAGCAAGATCAATACAAAAGAAGATATTGAAAGAGTTGTTCCAATTGCCATTCGTATGCTCGATAATGTAATTGATCTCAACTTTTACCCTCTCGAAAAAGTTAAAAAAACAAATCTTCAATCACGCTCTATTGGTCTAGGAGTTATGGGTGAAGCACAAATGCTTGCCGAACACAAAATAGAGTGGGGAAGTGATGAGCACTTTAGAAAAATAGATGAAATCATGGAGATGATCAGCTACAATGCCATCCGTGCTTCATCCAATCTTGCAGTAGAAAAAGGCACATATCCACTCTTTGAAGGTTCAAAGTGGAGCAAAGGAATTTTGCCTATCGATACTGCAAATAAAGAGGCTAAAAAACTCACTCCAGATCGTGGAGGTCTCTTTGGCTATATTTATGATTGGAATGAGCTGAGAGAAAAGGTCAAACGCGATGGTATGCGCAACGGCTACCTCATGGCAATAGCTCCTACAAGTTCTATATCCATACTTACCGGAACTACACAAACAATTGAACCGGTATATAAACGTAAATGGTTTGAAGAGAATCTTTCTGGACTCATTCCAGTCGTTGTACCGAATCTCAGTCCAGATACCTGGCAATACTATACCCCAGCATATGACCTTGATCAGCGATTGCTTATCAAAGCTGCTGCTGTACGGCAAAAATGGATCGACCAAGGACAGAGTGTTAATATCTTCATTCGCCTTGATAAAGCAAGTGGAAAGTATCTTCATG
- the purB gene encoding adenylosuccinate lyase, producing the protein MVERYARKEMADKWTQQAKYQAWLDVELAAVKAWNRLGLIPKEDMEKILKNAKFDVKRIDEIEKETKHDVIAFLTSVAESLGPESRWIHYGMTSSDTIDTAVALQMRDSLKLIIEDVKIVMESIKKRAFEHKMTLMVGRSHGIHGEPITFGLVLAIWYDEFARHLKNLEETLEVISVGKVSGAMGNFAHAPMELEEYVCEELGLKPAPVSNQVIQRDRYARLFTTMALIASTIEKIAVNIRHFQRTEVYEAEEFFSKGQKGSSAMPHKRNPVLSENLTGLARQIRSMVMPALENVALWHERDISHSSVERFILPDGFITLDFALHRLNNVIANLVVYPKNMMKNLNLTGGLVFSQRVLLELTKRGVTREDAYKIVQRNAMKVWEQIQEGHAPINEKGESLFLQYLLEDKELTDKIREEEIRSFFDYSYYTKNVDRIFARVFEKGSEE; encoded by the coding sequence ATGGTAGAGAGATATGCGCGTAAAGAGATGGCTGATAAATGGACACAGCAAGCAAAATATCAAGCTTGGCTCGACGTAGAATTGGCTGCAGTAAAAGCCTGGAATAGATTAGGGCTTATTCCAAAAGAGGATATGGAAAAGATTTTAAAAAATGCGAAATTTGATGTGAAAAGAATAGATGAAATTGAAAAAGAGACAAAACATGACGTAATAGCATTTTTGACAAGTGTAGCAGAATCTTTGGGACCAGAATCTCGCTGGATACATTACGGAATGACAAGTTCAGATACAATAGATACAGCGGTAGCTTTGCAGATGCGGGACTCTCTCAAACTCATCATTGAAGATGTAAAAATAGTAATGGAATCTATTAAAAAAAGAGCATTTGAACATAAGATGACTCTTATGGTCGGCCGCAGCCATGGAATCCATGGTGAGCCAATAACATTCGGTCTTGTTTTGGCAATATGGTATGACGAATTTGCAAGACACCTCAAAAATCTTGAAGAGACCCTCGAAGTAATAAGTGTGGGGAAAGTAAGTGGCGCTATGGGAAACTTTGCCCATGCACCGATGGAGCTTGAAGAGTATGTGTGCGAAGAGCTCGGCCTCAAACCAGCTCCAGTATCTAATCAAGTAATTCAACGTGACAGATATGCAAGACTCTTTACAACAATGGCTTTGATAGCATCAACAATAGAAAAAATTGCCGTCAACATTCGCCACTTTCAACGTACTGAAGTGTATGAAGCAGAAGAGTTTTTCAGTAAGGGACAAAAGGGAAGCTCTGCAATGCCCCATAAACGCAACCCGGTTCTCAGCGAAAATCTCACAGGTCTTGCTCGTCAAATCCGCTCAATGGTTATGCCGGCACTCGAAAATGTAGCACTTTGGCATGAACGAGACATCAGCCACTCTTCAGTAGAGCGCTTTATCTTGCCAGATGGATTTATCACCCTTGATTTTGCACTCCACAGGCTCAATAACGTCATCGCAAACCTAGTAGTCTATCCAAAAAATATGATGAAAAACCTCAACCTCACAGGTGGTCTTGTCTTTAGTCAAAGAGTACTTCTTGAGCTTACAAAACGAGGGGTTACAAGAGAAGATGCATATAAAATCGTCCAAAGAAATGCAATGAAAGTGTGGGAGCAGATTCAAGAAGGACATGCCCCTATCAACGAAAAAGGGGAGAGCCTCTTTTTGCAATACCTCTTAGAAGATAAAGAACTCACAGATAAAATTAGGGAAGAGGAGATTAGAAGCTTTTTTGATTACAGCTACTATACAAAAAATGTAGACAGGATATTTGCAAGAGTTTTTGAGAAGGGGAGCGAGGAATGA
- a CDS encoding RluA family pseudouridine synthase: protein MPFVRKIVKTDTPMKLFLLLMRHFHISQKEAQKLIDTGRVYQNGVSVTDKSATVYGEIKVVVFEPQSRGLYPLFETKDFAIFDKPTGIMVHPRNRNTQYSLIDEIKHHFGLQANITHRIDKETSGLVLASKHKEAEKRLKQMFEAKEIKKRYLTLVKGRVAQELFIDEPIKLNRDYSRIKLKVVIDTTGKPAQTIIRPLYTFGDYTLVEAEPLTGRQHQIRIHLFHVKHPIVGDPIYGVDTDTAIRYLDGKMGVQERIEATGAPRLMLHAHTLEFTWKESVYKIFSKQNFVQECFAIANQK, encoded by the coding sequence TTGCCATTTGTTCGAAAGATAGTTAAAACTGATACTCCTATGAAGCTTTTTTTGCTTCTTATGCGTCACTTCCATATCTCGCAAAAAGAGGCACAAAAACTCATAGATACAGGTCGAGTTTACCAAAATGGAGTGTCTGTTACAGATAAGAGTGCAACTGTTTACGGAGAGATAAAGGTAGTAGTTTTTGAGCCACAGTCACGTGGATTGTATCCTCTTTTTGAGACAAAAGACTTTGCGATTTTTGATAAACCCACTGGCATTATGGTACATCCCCGTAATCGTAACACCCAATATTCGCTCATCGATGAGATAAAACACCATTTTGGTCTGCAAGCTAATATAACCCATAGAATCGATAAAGAGACGAGTGGTTTAGTACTTGCCAGTAAACACAAAGAAGCCGAAAAGAGGCTAAAGCAGATGTTTGAGGCAAAAGAGATAAAAAAGAGATATCTTACACTTGTCAAAGGAAGAGTCGCACAAGAACTTTTTATAGACGAACCAATTAAGCTTAATCGTGACTATTCACGTATTAAATTGAAGGTAGTTATTGATACTACAGGAAAGCCTGCACAGACCATAATACGGCCTCTCTATACTTTTGGAGATTATACTCTTGTGGAGGCTGAGCCTCTTACAGGTAGGCAGCATCAAATTCGTATTCATTTGTTTCACGTGAAACATCCAATAGTGGGTGATCCGATATATGGGGTAGACACAGATACAGCTATTCGCTATCTTGATGGAAAGATGGGCGTTCAAGAACGTATTGAAGCAACAGGAGCACCACGGCTAATGCTCCATGCACATACATTGGAGTTTACATGGAAAGAGAGTGTCTATAAAATATTTTCAAAGCAAAACTTTGTGCAAGAGTGTTTTGCTATAGCAAACCAAAAATAA
- the rlmN gene encoding 23S rRNA (adenine(2503)-C(2))-methyltransferase RlmN encodes MKNILDLTRQELEEEIAPKFRAKQIYQWVYQKGARSFDVMSNLPKAMREDLAQKYSIATPQILNVEVSKDGSKKYLLGLEDGHTIESVLLPMKKEQRDEKGNIIKEARYTVCVSSQVGCKVGCAFCLTAKGGFVRNLTPGEIVGQVLAIKEDNKIPANRRVNIVYMGMGEPLDNLDNVAKAIKIFSDENGLSISPRRQTISTSGLAPKIKKLGEMNLGVLLAISLHAVDDALRQKLMPINKAYNIESIINAVKEFPIDQRKRVMFEYLVIKDVNDDLKSAKKLVKLLHGIKAKVNLIYFNPYPGSPFQRPSEEDVKRFQKYLLDHGILCTVRESKGLDISAACGQLKEKSNACSI; translated from the coding sequence ATGAAAAATATACTCGATTTAACACGCCAAGAGCTTGAAGAGGAGATTGCACCAAAGTTTCGCGCCAAGCAGATATATCAATGGGTTTATCAAAAAGGAGCTAGGAGCTTTGATGTTATGAGCAATCTCCCAAAAGCAATGCGAGAGGATCTAGCGCAAAAATATTCTATCGCTACTCCTCAAATACTCAATGTCGAAGTCAGCAAAGATGGCAGCAAAAAGTATCTTTTGGGATTGGAGGATGGACATACTATTGAATCAGTACTTCTTCCTATGAAAAAGGAGCAAAGAGATGAAAAGGGAAATATTATAAAAGAGGCAAGATATACTGTTTGTGTCTCCAGTCAGGTAGGATGCAAAGTGGGATGTGCATTTTGTCTTACTGCCAAAGGTGGCTTTGTACGCAATCTCACACCGGGTGAGATAGTAGGGCAGGTCCTTGCAATCAAAGAAGATAACAAAATCCCTGCAAATCGTCGTGTTAATATAGTCTATATGGGTATGGGTGAACCATTGGATAATCTTGACAATGTTGCTAAAGCTATAAAAATATTTAGTGATGAGAATGGTCTTTCAATTTCCCCTCGTCGTCAGACTATTTCTACAAGTGGTCTTGCACCAAAAATCAAAAAGCTTGGTGAGATGAATCTTGGAGTACTTTTGGCAATTAGTCTTCATGCTGTCGATGATGCATTACGTCAAAAACTGATGCCAATCAATAAAGCTTATAACATAGAAAGCATAATAAATGCTGTCAAAGAGTTTCCAATAGACCAGCGAAAACGTGTCATGTTTGAATATCTTGTCATAAAAGATGTCAATGATGATTTAAAATCTGCTAAAAAACTTGTAAAACTGCTCCATGGTATCAAAGCAAAAGTAAATCTCATTTACTTCAATCCCTATCCCGGAAGTCCGTTCCAAAGACCAAGTGAAGAGGACGTGAAAAGATTCCAAAAGTATCTCCTTGACCATGGAATACTCTGTACAGTACGTGAATCAAAAGGATTAGATATCAGTGCAGCATGCGGACAATTGAAGGAGAAAAGTAATGCCTGTTCCATTTAA
- a CDS encoding purine-nucleoside phosphorylase translates to MIVCAGKNETLPFAHPIGVGLIESAMNLTQLALFDKPEFLLFVGSAGSYGEHKIFDIVQSRGATQLELSFFEGNSYTPLDNALVSEGLEINHDGMINSSNYITASKKFWPAFVKNGIVAENMEFFSILQVAKEHNIPCGGIFVITNYCDENAHTTYMQNYKKGLELLYEFIKERYNL, encoded by the coding sequence ATGATAGTTTGTGCAGGAAAAAATGAAACACTCCCTTTTGCGCATCCGATTGGGGTGGGACTCATTGAGAGTGCAATGAATCTAACACAACTTGCACTCTTTGACAAACCAGAGTTTTTGCTCTTTGTAGGTAGTGCTGGGAGTTATGGAGAGCATAAGATTTTCGATATTGTACAAAGCAGAGGTGCTACACAGCTAGAGCTCTCTTTTTTTGAAGGCAACTCCTATACACCTCTTGATAACGCTCTTGTGAGCGAAGGATTGGAAATTAATCATGATGGCATGATCAATTCATCAAACTATATCACCGCATCCAAAAAGTTTTGGCCAGCATTTGTCAAAAACGGGATAGTAGCTGAAAATATGGAGTTTTTCTCTATTTTGCAAGTTGCAAAAGAACACAATATTCCGTGCGGTGGGATATTTGTTATCACAAATTATTGCGACGAGAATGCACACACAACATATATGCAAAACTATAAAAAAGGTTTAGAATTACTGTATGAATTTATCAAGGAGCGCTACAATCTATGA
- the hisF gene encoding imidazole glycerol phosphate synthase subunit HisF: protein MQEYFAKRIIPCLDVNKGRVVKGVNFIGLRDAGDPVEIAKRYNDEGADEITFLDITATYEERDTIVHIVEEVAKEVFIPLTVGGGIRELNDIYKLLDVGCDKVSINSAAVKNPDFIDAGAKRFGSQCIVVAIDAKRVGGSWHVFTAGGRYDSGKDAIAWAKEVYNRGAGEILLTSMDADGTKAGYDIELTRAVSDAVGIPVIASGGAGTMEHIKEAFTEGNADAALAASIFHFKEIDIMELKHYLHEEGIPVRL from the coding sequence ATGCAAGAGTATTTCGCAAAACGCATTATCCCCTGTCTCGATGTAAATAAGGGTCGTGTAGTCAAAGGGGTCAATTTCATAGGATTACGCGACGCAGGCGATCCTGTAGAGATAGCCAAACGTTACAATGATGAAGGTGCTGACGAAATTACATTTCTCGATATCACAGCAACCTATGAAGAGCGCGATACTATTGTTCACATCGTTGAAGAGGTAGCAAAAGAGGTTTTTATACCACTCACAGTTGGTGGCGGGATCAGGGAACTCAACGACATATACAAACTCCTTGATGTAGGATGTGATAAAGTGAGCATCAACTCTGCAGCAGTAAAAAACCCAGATTTCATTGATGCCGGGGCCAAAAGATTTGGAAGTCAATGCATCGTCGTCGCTATAGATGCAAAAAGAGTGGGTGGTAGCTGGCACGTTTTTACAGCTGGGGGCAGATATGATAGCGGTAAAGATGCTATAGCATGGGCAAAAGAGGTCTATAATAGAGGTGCTGGAGAGATTTTGCTCACAAGCATGGATGCAGATGGCACAAAAGCTGGATATGATATCGAGCTTACTCGTGCAGTAAGCGATGCTGTTGGTATACCTGTAATAGCAAGCGGTGGAGCTGGAACAATGGAGCATATCAAAGAGGCTTTTACCGAAGGTAATGCAGATGCTGCACTAGCAGCAAGTATCTTCCACTTCAAAGAGATTGATATCATGGAGCTTAAACACTATCTCCACGAAGAAGGGATACCGGTAAGATTATGA
- the rsmA gene encoding 16S rRNA (adenine(1518)-N(6)/adenine(1519)-N(6))-dimethyltransferase RsmA has product MEVVAKKRFGQNFLKDRVVLEKIIQSMPKTDNIVVEIGPGLGDLTQKLLEHKDVIAFEIDKDLCRHLQQKFAQEISSGRLKLICGDVIDHWKQHLVEQDYDLVANLPYYVATNIVLKALSDERCKNILVMLQKEVADKFSAKPGAKEFSSLAVLAQSVGEVKRAIIVKPSSFSPPPKVDSAVLAIQKHTNLDDKDFMEFLKIAFKQPRKILMKNLSQHYPKEKLATIFSQLGLASNIRPHEASTSIYHQLYKRLKEKIDGEIAANTTTTAAPATKPTNSTKQ; this is encoded by the coding sequence GTGGAAGTTGTTGCAAAGAAGAGATTTGGGCAAAACTTTCTCAAAGATAGGGTAGTTTTAGAGAAGATCATCCAATCGATGCCCAAGACAGACAATATAGTTGTAGAGATTGGGCCTGGATTAGGTGATTTGACACAGAAGCTATTAGAGCATAAAGATGTGATAGCTTTTGAGATCGATAAGGATCTATGTCGTCATTTGCAACAAAAATTTGCACAAGAGATCTCATCAGGGCGCTTGAAGCTCATATGTGGGGACGTCATAGATCACTGGAAGCAGCATTTAGTTGAGCAAGATTACGACTTGGTGGCAAATCTACCCTACTATGTAGCAACCAATATAGTGCTCAAAGCATTGAGTGATGAGCGGTGTAAAAATATATTGGTAATGTTGCAAAAAGAGGTAGCGGATAAGTTTAGTGCCAAGCCAGGCGCGAAAGAGTTTTCATCTCTAGCAGTTTTGGCGCAAAGTGTTGGTGAAGTAAAGAGAGCAATAATTGTCAAGCCATCATCTTTTTCACCACCACCTAAAGTCGATTCGGCTGTTTTGGCTATACAAAAGCATACAAATCTAGATGATAAAGATTTTATGGAGTTTTTAAAGATCGCATTTAAGCAGCCACGTAAAATATTGATGAAAAATCTTTCGCAACACTATCCAAAAGAGAAACTTGCAACAATCTTTTCTCAGCTAGGGCTTGCTTCTAATATTCGGCCTCATGAAGCTAGCACATCTATCTATCACCAGTTATATAAGAGATTAAAGGAGAAGATAGATGGAGAAATCGCAGCAAACACAACAACCACAGCAGCCCCAGCAACAAAACCAACAAATTCCACAAAACAGTAG
- a CDS encoding ribonuclease J has protein sequence MEKSQQTQQPQQPQQQNQQIPQNSRNQQRNNQQRRGQNQGGGVYRDIKKALAANERMHQSRLTSRVNTKSNGKVRITPLGGLGEIGGNITVFETEKSAIVVDVGMSFPTEDMHGVDILIPDFSYLREIKDKIKGIVITHAHEDHIGAVPYLFKEMQFPVYGTPLPLGMIGNKFDEHGLRQYKSYFRYVEKRKPIKIGDFEVEWMHITHSIIDASSLAITTEAGTIIHTGDFKIDHTPIDGYPADLHRLAYYGEKGVLLLLSDSTNSHNPGITKSEASVGPTFDLLFSRAKGRVLMSTFSSNIHRVYQAIEHGIKYNRKVCIIGRSMEKNLDIAMELGYVKLPQNIFIEPHELGKYKDDEILIVTTGSQGEAMSALYRMATNEHRHVKIKPTDTIILSAKAIPGNERSVSSLINFIQKCGATVAYQDFSEIHVSGHAAQEEQKLMLRLTKPKFFLPVHGEYNHLMKHKETAVKCGIPERNIYLMSDGDQIEVTPKYMKKVRTVRTGKSYIDNQLGAEIESDVVIDRQKMATEGIVIIVAQISKDTKKFITKPKVSSFGLVADKHDKAFEEEISGLLEQLLVNKPELVEAPKKLENDFRQVVRKHIFRKYKKYPTIVPTIFIM, from the coding sequence ATGGAGAAATCGCAGCAAACACAACAACCACAGCAGCCCCAGCAACAAAACCAACAAATTCCACAAAACAGTAGAAATCAACAAAGAAACAATCAGCAAAGGCGTGGACAAAATCAAGGTGGTGGAGTCTATCGCGATATCAAAAAAGCCCTTGCAGCAAATGAGCGTATGCACCAAAGCCGCCTTACTTCACGTGTTAACACTAAAAGCAACGGAAAAGTGCGTATCACGCCTCTTGGAGGTCTTGGAGAGATTGGTGGCAATATCACAGTCTTTGAAACTGAAAAGAGTGCTATAGTAGTGGATGTAGGGATGAGTTTTCCTACTGAAGACATGCATGGAGTCGATATTCTCATACCAGATTTTAGCTATTTGCGTGAGATTAAAGATAAAATCAAAGGTATTGTTATCACGCATGCTCACGAAGACCATATTGGAGCTGTGCCATATCTATTCAAAGAGATGCAGTTTCCTGTCTATGGTACGCCTCTGCCACTTGGAATGATAGGAAACAAATTTGATGAGCATGGATTGCGGCAATATAAGAGTTATTTTCGTTATGTAGAAAAGAGAAAACCGATTAAAATTGGTGATTTTGAAGTAGAGTGGATGCATATCACCCACTCTATTATTGATGCATCTTCACTAGCAATAACTACAGAAGCTGGTACTATTATTCATACAGGTGATTTCAAAATCGATCATACACCAATCGATGGCTATCCAGCAGATTTGCATAGGCTTGCATACTATGGTGAAAAGGGAGTATTGTTGCTTCTATCAGATTCTACCAATTCCCACAACCCTGGGATTACAAAATCTGAAGCGAGTGTGGGTCCAACATTTGACCTGCTCTTTTCACGAGCAAAAGGTCGCGTACTTATGAGCACCTTCTCATCAAATATTCACAGAGTTTACCAAGCAATTGAGCATGGTATCAAATATAACCGTAAAGTCTGCATAATTGGACGTTCAATGGAGAAAAACCTCGATATTGCTATGGAGTTAGGATATGTGAAATTGCCACAAAATATTTTCATAGAACCCCATGAATTAGGCAAATATAAAGATGATGAGATTCTTATAGTGACTACTGGGAGCCAGGGAGAAGCGATGAGTGCGCTCTATCGCATGGCAACAAATGAGCATCGCCATGTCAAAATCAAACCAACTGACACCATTATACTCTCAGCAAAAGCGATTCCTGGGAATGAGAGAAGTGTCTCAAGCCTCATCAACTTTATTCAAAAGTGTGGTGCGACTGTTGCATACCAAGATTTCAGCGAGATTCACGTTTCAGGCCATGCGGCCCAAGAGGAGCAAAAGCTCATGCTGCGCCTCACAAAACCAAAATTCTTCCTCCCTGTGCATGGTGAGTATAATCACCTCATGAAGCATAAAGAGACAGCGGTTAAGTGTGGTATTCCTGAGCGTAATATCTATCTCATGAGTGATGGTGATCAGATAGAAGTTACTCCAAAATATATGAAGAAGGTGCGTACAGTACGTACCGGAAAATCGTATATCGATAATCAGCTCGGAGCCGAAATAGAGAGTGACGTGGTAATCGATAGACAAAAGATGGCTACTGAGGGAATTGTTATTATAGTAGCGCAGATCTCTAAAGATACGAAAAAGTTTATTACCAAGCCAAAAGTGAGTAGCTTCGGTCTTGTAGCTGACAAGCACGACAAAGCTTTTGAAGAAGAGATTAGCGGACTCCTTGAGCAGCTTTTGGTAAACAAACCAGAGCTTGTAGAGGCTCCTAAAAAACTTGAAAATGATTTTCGGCAAGTAGTACGTAAACATATTTTTAGAAAATATAAGAAGTATCCAACAATTGTTCCCACTATTTTTATCATGTAG
- a CDS encoding SIS domain-containing protein produces MDFTQIAKDVLDIEADALKQAKNRIGENINKAVDVIYNLKGKLVVTGVGKSGLVGSKMAATFASTGTPSFFIHPTEALHGDLGMIGKDDGVLAISYSGESEELVKILPHIKRFDIPLIGMSSNPNSTLGRYSDVFISIAVEREACPLQAAPTASTTLTMALGDALAVCLMKKRNFQVSDFASFHPGGSLGKRLFIKVKDLARTKDLPIIDNDTTLKDAIVTMSEGKLGNVLITDRDGMLKGVLSDGDLRRALMSEHFDLGAKAIDFASKNPKTIEDENMLASEALKKIEEHKIQMLVITKNGKVWGVLHIHDLVEAGIK; encoded by the coding sequence ATGGACTTTACTCAAATTGCGAAGGACGTTCTGGATATTGAGGCAGATGCTTTGAAGCAAGCAAAGAATCGTATCGGTGAGAATATCAACAAGGCAGTAGATGTTATCTATAATCTCAAAGGTAAACTTGTCGTCACTGGTGTTGGCAAAAGCGGACTTGTAGGCTCTAAAATGGCTGCAACGTTTGCCTCTACCGGGACTCCTAGCTTCTTCATCCATCCAACAGAAGCACTTCATGGCGATCTTGGTATGATTGGCAAGGATGATGGGGTTCTAGCAATTAGTTATAGTGGCGAGAGCGAAGAGCTTGTAAAAATTTTGCCCCATATCAAACGTTTTGATATTCCACTCATTGGCATGAGCAGTAATCCAAACTCAACCTTGGGTCGTTATAGCGATGTGTTTATATCGATAGCGGTTGAGCGCGAGGCTTGTCCCTTGCAAGCAGCTCCAACAGCCTCTACTACCCTTACTATGGCTTTGGGGGATGCTTTGGCAGTATGTTTGATGAAAAAGAGAAACTTTCAAGTAAGTGACTTTGCATCTTTTCATCCAGGTGGAAGTCTTGGCAAACGTCTCTTTATCAAAGTCAAAGACCTAGCCCGTACCAAAGATTTGCCAATTATCGATAATGATACAACCCTCAAAGATGCAATAGTGACTATGAGTGAAGGAAAATTAGGGAATGTGCTCATAACCGATAGAGACGGTATGCTCAAAGGAGTGCTTAGTGATGGGGATTTGCGCCGAGCGCTCATGAGTGAGCATTTTGATCTTGGTGCAAAAGCGATAGATTTTGCAAGTAAAAATCCTAAGACTATAGAAGATGAAAATATGCTTGCAAGCGAAGCACTCAAAAAAATCGAAGAGCACAAAATACAGATGCTCGTCATCACAAAAAACGGCAAGGTTTGGGGAGTGCTCCATATTCACGATCTTGTAGAAGCAGGGATTAAATGA